One Natronomonas moolapensis 8.8.11 genomic region harbors:
- a CDS encoding UPF0175 family protein, with the protein MGTISTRVPEELEAELEAYLEDEKLDRSTAVRKLLSEGLEDWRREQALEAVANGEITFHKAAERADMSVWDFAQLAKERDSTWVDGDHVEDDLEAL; encoded by the coding sequence GTGGGAACGATCTCCACTCGCGTCCCCGAGGAACTCGAAGCCGAACTCGAGGCGTACCTCGAAGACGAGAAACTCGACCGGAGTACGGCTGTCCGGAAGCTCCTCTCGGAGGGACTCGAAGACTGGCGTCGCGAGCAGGCACTCGAAGCAGTGGCGAACGGGGAGATCACCTTTCACAAAGCGGCTGAACGCGCCGACATGTCGGTGTGGGATTTCGCCCAATTAGCAAAGGAACGCGACTCGACGTGGGTCGACGGGGATCATGTCGAGGACGACCTCGAGGCGCTGTGA